One Gossypium raimondii isolate GPD5lz chromosome 3, ASM2569854v1, whole genome shotgun sequence genomic window carries:
- the LOC105794069 gene encoding transcriptional corepressor LEUNIG_HOMOLOG isoform X2: protein MAQSNWEADKMLDVYIYDYLVKKKLHTTAKSFMTEGKVAPDPVAIDAPGGFLFEWWSVFWDIFISRTNDKHSEAAAAYIEAQQIKAKEQQQLQMQQLQLMRQAQLQRRDPNNPSMVGPVNAIGSEGMLGQSNASALAAKMYEERMKQPNAVTSETSQPLLDARMALLKSATNHPGQLVQGNHGGVTAALQQIQDIKGEVNLGGTQRSMPMDPSSIYGQGIMQLKPGIGNAGLNPGVGSLPLKGWPLTGIDQIRPSLGAQVQKPFLQNANQFQLLPQQQQQLLAQVQTQGNLGNSPLYGDMDPQRFSGLSRGALNTKEGQPTVNDGSIGSPMQSTSSKMSMPPIRQSSSQQDPLQSPQLQQNNRKRKGPSSGPANSTGTGNTLGPSPNSQPSTPSTHTPGEGAAMVGNMQHGSSMSKNLMMYGSDGTAGIASSTNQLEDMEHFGDVGSLDDNVESFLSHDDGDGGNLFGTLKRNPSEHTTETSKSFGFNEVGSIRKSNGKVTCCHFSSDGKLLASAGHDKKAVLWNMETLKTDCTTEEHTHIITDICFRPNSTQLATSSFDTTVRIWDAAQPSYSIWKYTGHTAQVMSLDFHPKKNELFCSCDGNSEIRFWNINQYSCTRISKGGSTNVRFQPRTGQFLAAAADNVVSIFDVETDRRTQLLQGHNTEVHSLCWDANGDFLASVSQESVRLWSLSSGECINELSSSGNKFHSCVFHPNFPALLVIGGYQSLELWNTAENKCLTISAHDCVISALAQSQVTGMVASASYDKSVKIWK from the exons ATGGCGCAGAGTAATTGGGAAGCAGATAAGAT GCTTGATGTCtatatttatgattatttgGTAAAGAAAAAATTGCATACCACTGCAAAGTCTTTCATGACAGAAGGGAAAGTCGCCCCGGATCCAGTAG CAATTGATGCTCCTGGTGGGTTTCTTTTTGAGTGGTGGTCTGTCTTTTGGGACATTTTCATATCTAGAACAAATGACAAGCATTCAGAGGCTGCTGCAGCATACATAGAG GCACAGCAAATCAAAGCAAAGGAGCAACAACAGCTGCAGATGCAGCAGCTGCAGCTAATGCGTCAAGCACAGTTGCAGCGTAGGGATCCTAATAATCCATCTATGGTTGGTCCTGTAAATGCTATTGGTTCTGAAGGAATGCTTGGACAATCAAATGCTAGTGCTTTGGCAGCAAAAATGTATGAAGAGCGCATGAAACAACCAAATGCAGTGACTTCAGAGACATCCCAACCTCTTCTTGATGCTAGGATGGCCCTCTTAAAGTCAGCTACAAATCATCCCGG TCAGTTGGTTCAAGGAAACCATGGAGGTGTAACTGCGGCATTGCAGCAAATTCAG GACATTAAAGGTGAAGTGAACTTGGGTGGTACTCAGAGATCTATGCCCATGGATCCTTCCTCAATTTATGGACAGGGAATCATGCAATTGAAACCTGGAATAGGAAATGCAG GTTTGAATCCTGGAGTTGGTAGCCTTCCATTGAAGGGCTGGCCATTAACC GGAATTGACCAAATTAGGCCAAGTTTAGGTGCACAAGTGCAAAAGCCATTCTTACAGAATGCAAACCAGTTTCAGCTTCTGCCACAGCAGCAACAACAACTCTTAGCACAGGTCCAGACACAAGGAAATCTGGGTAATTCACCTCTATATGGAGATATGGATCCTCAAAGATTTTCTGGATTATCAAGAGGCGCCTTAAATACGAAAGAGGGCCAGCCAACAGTGAATGATGGATCTATAGGGTCTCCCATGCAATCGACCTCATCAAAA ATGAGCATGCCACCAATAAGACAATCTTCTTCTCAACAAGATCCATTGCAGTCACCTCAATTGCAACAA AATAACCGTAAAAGAAAAGGACCATCTTCTGGACCTGCTAATAGCACTGGCACTGGAAACACACTGGGTCCTTCCCCAAACTCTCAGCCATCAACCCCATCAACTCATACACCCGGTGAAGGAGCAGCTATGGTGGGAAATATGCAGCATGGCAGTAGCATGTCaaaaaatttgatgatgtatggatCTGATGGAACAGCTGGTATTGCATCATCAACCAACCAGCTG GAAGACATGGAACATTTTGGAGATGTTGGCTCCTTGGATGATAATGTGGAATCTTTTCTCTCACATGACGATGGAGATGGAGGGAATTTGTTTGGCACCCTCAAACGGAACCCATCAGAACACACTACTGAGACTTCTAAGA GTTTTGGCTTCAATGAAGTTGGGTCAATACGTAAAAGCAATGGCAAAGTCACCTGCTGCCATTTCTCTTCAGATGGAAAGCTATTAGCCAGTGCTGGGCATGACAAGAAG GCTGTTCTTTGGAACATGGAAACTCTGAAGACTGATTGCACGACTGAGGAACACACTCATATTATAACTGATATTTGCTTCAGACCAAATTCCACTCAGCTAGCAACATCTTCTTTTGATACAACTGTCCGCATTTGGGATGCTGCACAA CCAAGTTATTCCATCTGGAAATATACAGGGCATACGGCACAAGTTATGTCCCTTGATTTCCACCCTAAGAAGAATGAACTTTTCTGCTCTTGTGATGGCAACAGTGAGATTCGCTTCTGGAACATCAATCAGTATTCCTGCACTCGTATCTCCAAG GGAGGCAGCACTAATGTCCGATTTCAACCAAGAACAGGACAATTCCTAGCTGCAGCAGCCGATAATGTTGTCTCTATCTTTGATGTAGAGACTGACAGAAGAACACAGTTATTGCAG GGGCACAATACAGAGGTACACTCTCTCTGTTGGGATGCAAATGGAGACTTTTTGGCTTCTGTCAGCCAAGAGTCTGTCCGACTGTGGTCATTGTCCTCTGGAGAGTGCATTAATGAGCTTAGTTCCAGTGGAAACAAGTTTCATTCCTGTGTTTTTCATCCCAATTTTCCTGCTCTTTTGGTTATTGGTGGTTATCAG TCGTTGGAGCTTTGGAACACGGCTGAGAACAAGTGTCTGACGATTTCAGCTCATGACTGTGTGATATCGGCCCTGGCACAGTCACAAGTAACAGGGATGGTTGCCTCTGCCAGTTACGACAAATCGGTTAAAATCTGGAAATAG
- the LOC105794069 gene encoding transcriptional corepressor LEUNIG_HOMOLOG isoform X3, producing MAQSNWEADKMLDVYIYDYLVKKKLHTTAKSFMTEGKVAPDPVAIDAPGGFLFEWWSVFWDIFISRTNDKHSEAAAAYIEAQQIKAKEQQQLQMQQLQLMRQAQLQRRDPNNPSMVGPVNAIGSEGMLGQSNASALAAKMYEERMKQPNAVTSETSQPLLDARMALLKSATNHPGQLVQGNHGGVTAALQQIQDIKGEVNLGGTQRSMPMDPSSIYGQGIMQLKPGIGNAGLNPGVGSLPLKGWPLTGIDQIRPSLGAQVQKPFLQNANQFQLLPQQQQQLLAQVQTQGNLGNSPLYGDMDPQRFSGLSRGALNTKEGQPTVNDGSIGSPMQSTSSKQMSMPPIRQSSSQQDPLQSPQLQQNNRKRKGPSSGPANSTGTGNTLGPSPNSQPSTPSTHTPGEGAAMVGNMQHGSSMSKNLMMYGSDGTAGIASSTNQLEDMEHFGDVGSLDDNVESFLSHDDGDGGNLFGTLKRNPSEHTTETSKSFGFNEVGSIRKSNGKVTCCHFSSDGKLLASAGHDKKAVLWNMETLKTDCTTEEHTHIITDICFRPNSTQLATSSFDTTVRIWDAAQPSYSIWKYTGHTAQVMSLDFHPKKNELFCSCDGNSEIRFWNINQYSCTRISKGGSTNVRFQPRTGQFLAAAADNVVSIFDVETDRRTQLLQSLELWNTAENKCLTISAHDCVISALAQSQVTGMVASASYDKSVKIWK from the exons ATGGCGCAGAGTAATTGGGAAGCAGATAAGAT GCTTGATGTCtatatttatgattatttgGTAAAGAAAAAATTGCATACCACTGCAAAGTCTTTCATGACAGAAGGGAAAGTCGCCCCGGATCCAGTAG CAATTGATGCTCCTGGTGGGTTTCTTTTTGAGTGGTGGTCTGTCTTTTGGGACATTTTCATATCTAGAACAAATGACAAGCATTCAGAGGCTGCTGCAGCATACATAGAG GCACAGCAAATCAAAGCAAAGGAGCAACAACAGCTGCAGATGCAGCAGCTGCAGCTAATGCGTCAAGCACAGTTGCAGCGTAGGGATCCTAATAATCCATCTATGGTTGGTCCTGTAAATGCTATTGGTTCTGAAGGAATGCTTGGACAATCAAATGCTAGTGCTTTGGCAGCAAAAATGTATGAAGAGCGCATGAAACAACCAAATGCAGTGACTTCAGAGACATCCCAACCTCTTCTTGATGCTAGGATGGCCCTCTTAAAGTCAGCTACAAATCATCCCGG TCAGTTGGTTCAAGGAAACCATGGAGGTGTAACTGCGGCATTGCAGCAAATTCAG GACATTAAAGGTGAAGTGAACTTGGGTGGTACTCAGAGATCTATGCCCATGGATCCTTCCTCAATTTATGGACAGGGAATCATGCAATTGAAACCTGGAATAGGAAATGCAG GTTTGAATCCTGGAGTTGGTAGCCTTCCATTGAAGGGCTGGCCATTAACC GGAATTGACCAAATTAGGCCAAGTTTAGGTGCACAAGTGCAAAAGCCATTCTTACAGAATGCAAACCAGTTTCAGCTTCTGCCACAGCAGCAACAACAACTCTTAGCACAGGTCCAGACACAAGGAAATCTGGGTAATTCACCTCTATATGGAGATATGGATCCTCAAAGATTTTCTGGATTATCAAGAGGCGCCTTAAATACGAAAGAGGGCCAGCCAACAGTGAATGATGGATCTATAGGGTCTCCCATGCAATCGACCTCATCAAAA CAGATGAGCATGCCACCAATAAGACAATCTTCTTCTCAACAAGATCCATTGCAGTCACCTCAATTGCAACAA AATAACCGTAAAAGAAAAGGACCATCTTCTGGACCTGCTAATAGCACTGGCACTGGAAACACACTGGGTCCTTCCCCAAACTCTCAGCCATCAACCCCATCAACTCATACACCCGGTGAAGGAGCAGCTATGGTGGGAAATATGCAGCATGGCAGTAGCATGTCaaaaaatttgatgatgtatggatCTGATGGAACAGCTGGTATTGCATCATCAACCAACCAGCTG GAAGACATGGAACATTTTGGAGATGTTGGCTCCTTGGATGATAATGTGGAATCTTTTCTCTCACATGACGATGGAGATGGAGGGAATTTGTTTGGCACCCTCAAACGGAACCCATCAGAACACACTACTGAGACTTCTAAGA GTTTTGGCTTCAATGAAGTTGGGTCAATACGTAAAAGCAATGGCAAAGTCACCTGCTGCCATTTCTCTTCAGATGGAAAGCTATTAGCCAGTGCTGGGCATGACAAGAAG GCTGTTCTTTGGAACATGGAAACTCTGAAGACTGATTGCACGACTGAGGAACACACTCATATTATAACTGATATTTGCTTCAGACCAAATTCCACTCAGCTAGCAACATCTTCTTTTGATACAACTGTCCGCATTTGGGATGCTGCACAA CCAAGTTATTCCATCTGGAAATATACAGGGCATACGGCACAAGTTATGTCCCTTGATTTCCACCCTAAGAAGAATGAACTTTTCTGCTCTTGTGATGGCAACAGTGAGATTCGCTTCTGGAACATCAATCAGTATTCCTGCACTCGTATCTCCAAG GGAGGCAGCACTAATGTCCGATTTCAACCAAGAACAGGACAATTCCTAGCTGCAGCAGCCGATAATGTTGTCTCTATCTTTGATGTAGAGACTGACAGAAGAACACAGTTATTGCAG TCGTTGGAGCTTTGGAACACGGCTGAGAACAAGTGTCTGACGATTTCAGCTCATGACTGTGTGATATCGGCCCTGGCACAGTCACAAGTAACAGGGATGGTTGCCTCTGCCAGTTACGACAAATCGGTTAAAATCTGGAAATAG
- the LOC105794069 gene encoding transcriptional corepressor LEUNIG_HOMOLOG isoform X1 encodes MAQSNWEADKMLDVYIYDYLVKKKLHTTAKSFMTEGKVAPDPVAIDAPGGFLFEWWSVFWDIFISRTNDKHSEAAAAYIEAQQIKAKEQQQLQMQQLQLMRQAQLQRRDPNNPSMVGPVNAIGSEGMLGQSNASALAAKMYEERMKQPNAVTSETSQPLLDARMALLKSATNHPGQLVQGNHGGVTAALQQIQDIKGEVNLGGTQRSMPMDPSSIYGQGIMQLKPGIGNAGLNPGVGSLPLKGWPLTGIDQIRPSLGAQVQKPFLQNANQFQLLPQQQQQLLAQVQTQGNLGNSPLYGDMDPQRFSGLSRGALNTKEGQPTVNDGSIGSPMQSTSSKQMSMPPIRQSSSQQDPLQSPQLQQNNRKRKGPSSGPANSTGTGNTLGPSPNSQPSTPSTHTPGEGAAMVGNMQHGSSMSKNLMMYGSDGTAGIASSTNQLEDMEHFGDVGSLDDNVESFLSHDDGDGGNLFGTLKRNPSEHTTETSKSFGFNEVGSIRKSNGKVTCCHFSSDGKLLASAGHDKKAVLWNMETLKTDCTTEEHTHIITDICFRPNSTQLATSSFDTTVRIWDAAQPSYSIWKYTGHTAQVMSLDFHPKKNELFCSCDGNSEIRFWNINQYSCTRISKGGSTNVRFQPRTGQFLAAAADNVVSIFDVETDRRTQLLQGHNTEVHSLCWDANGDFLASVSQESVRLWSLSSGECINELSSSGNKFHSCVFHPNFPALLVIGGYQSLELWNTAENKCLTISAHDCVISALAQSQVTGMVASASYDKSVKIWK; translated from the exons ATGGCGCAGAGTAATTGGGAAGCAGATAAGAT GCTTGATGTCtatatttatgattatttgGTAAAGAAAAAATTGCATACCACTGCAAAGTCTTTCATGACAGAAGGGAAAGTCGCCCCGGATCCAGTAG CAATTGATGCTCCTGGTGGGTTTCTTTTTGAGTGGTGGTCTGTCTTTTGGGACATTTTCATATCTAGAACAAATGACAAGCATTCAGAGGCTGCTGCAGCATACATAGAG GCACAGCAAATCAAAGCAAAGGAGCAACAACAGCTGCAGATGCAGCAGCTGCAGCTAATGCGTCAAGCACAGTTGCAGCGTAGGGATCCTAATAATCCATCTATGGTTGGTCCTGTAAATGCTATTGGTTCTGAAGGAATGCTTGGACAATCAAATGCTAGTGCTTTGGCAGCAAAAATGTATGAAGAGCGCATGAAACAACCAAATGCAGTGACTTCAGAGACATCCCAACCTCTTCTTGATGCTAGGATGGCCCTCTTAAAGTCAGCTACAAATCATCCCGG TCAGTTGGTTCAAGGAAACCATGGAGGTGTAACTGCGGCATTGCAGCAAATTCAG GACATTAAAGGTGAAGTGAACTTGGGTGGTACTCAGAGATCTATGCCCATGGATCCTTCCTCAATTTATGGACAGGGAATCATGCAATTGAAACCTGGAATAGGAAATGCAG GTTTGAATCCTGGAGTTGGTAGCCTTCCATTGAAGGGCTGGCCATTAACC GGAATTGACCAAATTAGGCCAAGTTTAGGTGCACAAGTGCAAAAGCCATTCTTACAGAATGCAAACCAGTTTCAGCTTCTGCCACAGCAGCAACAACAACTCTTAGCACAGGTCCAGACACAAGGAAATCTGGGTAATTCACCTCTATATGGAGATATGGATCCTCAAAGATTTTCTGGATTATCAAGAGGCGCCTTAAATACGAAAGAGGGCCAGCCAACAGTGAATGATGGATCTATAGGGTCTCCCATGCAATCGACCTCATCAAAA CAGATGAGCATGCCACCAATAAGACAATCTTCTTCTCAACAAGATCCATTGCAGTCACCTCAATTGCAACAA AATAACCGTAAAAGAAAAGGACCATCTTCTGGACCTGCTAATAGCACTGGCACTGGAAACACACTGGGTCCTTCCCCAAACTCTCAGCCATCAACCCCATCAACTCATACACCCGGTGAAGGAGCAGCTATGGTGGGAAATATGCAGCATGGCAGTAGCATGTCaaaaaatttgatgatgtatggatCTGATGGAACAGCTGGTATTGCATCATCAACCAACCAGCTG GAAGACATGGAACATTTTGGAGATGTTGGCTCCTTGGATGATAATGTGGAATCTTTTCTCTCACATGACGATGGAGATGGAGGGAATTTGTTTGGCACCCTCAAACGGAACCCATCAGAACACACTACTGAGACTTCTAAGA GTTTTGGCTTCAATGAAGTTGGGTCAATACGTAAAAGCAATGGCAAAGTCACCTGCTGCCATTTCTCTTCAGATGGAAAGCTATTAGCCAGTGCTGGGCATGACAAGAAG GCTGTTCTTTGGAACATGGAAACTCTGAAGACTGATTGCACGACTGAGGAACACACTCATATTATAACTGATATTTGCTTCAGACCAAATTCCACTCAGCTAGCAACATCTTCTTTTGATACAACTGTCCGCATTTGGGATGCTGCACAA CCAAGTTATTCCATCTGGAAATATACAGGGCATACGGCACAAGTTATGTCCCTTGATTTCCACCCTAAGAAGAATGAACTTTTCTGCTCTTGTGATGGCAACAGTGAGATTCGCTTCTGGAACATCAATCAGTATTCCTGCACTCGTATCTCCAAG GGAGGCAGCACTAATGTCCGATTTCAACCAAGAACAGGACAATTCCTAGCTGCAGCAGCCGATAATGTTGTCTCTATCTTTGATGTAGAGACTGACAGAAGAACACAGTTATTGCAG GGGCACAATACAGAGGTACACTCTCTCTGTTGGGATGCAAATGGAGACTTTTTGGCTTCTGTCAGCCAAGAGTCTGTCCGACTGTGGTCATTGTCCTCTGGAGAGTGCATTAATGAGCTTAGTTCCAGTGGAAACAAGTTTCATTCCTGTGTTTTTCATCCCAATTTTCCTGCTCTTTTGGTTATTGGTGGTTATCAG TCGTTGGAGCTTTGGAACACGGCTGAGAACAAGTGTCTGACGATTTCAGCTCATGACTGTGTGATATCGGCCCTGGCACAGTCACAAGTAACAGGGATGGTTGCCTCTGCCAGTTACGACAAATCGGTTAAAATCTGGAAATAG
- the LOC105795819 gene encoding uncharacterized protein LOC105795819: MSEQWVTARIKQKGDSRCIPWKTLKDLILEHPDTRKKVDIFALSIYGLIVFPKTLGHVDEAVTDLFDRLDKRVTPVPAILAETFRSLNVCRRAGEGRFIGCAQLLLAWFHIHFWKEDNVSYRVFSKSYSPLKEEDIEWRVPWLLPDEVLYRCGDFDWVHLLGIWGAVGYAPLLVLRQYRSRQFVPATHGLAKCEFSYKDDGYKRKARDMANAWNQTRRMKRLAVGPMTTLEYNEWWVKRINDNIPRPSLENSQSIEEHLREECRIREENRANRGREGEFETGCRCSEARGYKLRKGKNKAEEELDSLKTDYKKLRLSIRTAGLGKTSKQWREEIREERNRSDWWEKKFREVQARSEALKKSLSESQKEKGELKDRVVELEGSLRQHRS; this comes from the exons ATGAGCGAGCAATGGGTTACAGCtcggattaagcaaaagggggatagtaGGTGCATtccttggaaaactttgaaagacCTCATTTTAGAGCACCCAGACACGAGGAAGAAGGTAGATATCTTTGCTTTAAGTATTTATGGTTTGATTGTGTTTCCTAAGACTTTGGGGCATGTTGACGAGGCGGTTACTGACTTATTCGATCGGCTTGATAAGAGAGTTACGCCAGTCCcggcaattttggcagaaaccttcaggtcgCTGAATGTATGCCGAAGAGCGGGAGAGGGTAGgtttattggatgtgcacagcttctaCTTGCTTGGTTCCACATTCACTTCTGGAAGGAGGATAATGTTTCATATCGGGTCTTCTCTAAAAGCTATTCACCATTGAAAGAG GAGGATATTGAGTGGAGAGTTCCAtggttgcttccagatgagGTCTTATATCGGTGTGGGGATTTCGACTGGGTTCATTtgcttggaatttggggagctgttggttATGCCCCATTGTTAGTGTTAAGGCAATACAGGTCAAGACAGTTTGTGCCTGCAACTCATGGACTGGCTAAGTGTGAATTCTCGTATAAAGATGATGGTTACAAAAGGAAAGCTCGTGATATGGCCAATGCATGGAATCAAACTCGTCGAATGAAAAGATTAGCTGTGGGTCCAATGACAACTCTCGAGTACAACGAATGGTGGGTTAAGAGGATCAACGATAACATTCCTAGGCCAAGTCTGGAAAATAGTCAGTCGATAGAAGAGCATTTGCGT GAAGAATGCAGaattagagaagaaaatagaGCAAATAGAGGAAGAGAAGGTGAATTTGAGACTGGATGTAGATGTTCAGAAGCTCGAGGCTATAAATTAAGGAAGGGAAAGAATAAGGCCGAGGAGGAGCTAGATAGCTTGAAGACAGATTACAAGAAGTTGCGTCTGTCAATAAGAACTGCAGGGCTTGGAAAGACTTCAAAGCAGTGGCGTGAAGAAATTCGAGAGGAAAGAAACAGGTCAGATTGGTGGGAAAAGAAATTTCGAGAGGTGCAAGCACGAAGTGAAGCCTTAAAGAAGAGCTTGTCAGAGagccaaaaggaaaagggaGAACTAAAGGACAGAGTAGTTGAGTTAGAAGGGTCTCTCCGTCAACATAGAAGTTGA